One segment of Vibrio agarivorans DNA contains the following:
- a CDS encoding ImpA family metalloprotease gives MKSSNVMSLSTLALCVFMALPAQSASGTKDNTHLLNAIQGIEEHQIKLQAIKRNLFNLTEDGQAKGDETSLDNITWNPSHDSVNFAATYGVNYSILPGNYSFGNGKVNNSVGIIGENKNQRYLFLATNPQNIARFDREVNDDFWSFYNNALDWLIGKSRQEILADKINVVIAHHDESYWFKEDSKLKEWLGEEFGESVAYNEGVFSCNGQALSSCIDADTDLLILSSHYNPEDDIGVVYEQVKRAEALGIPLLFTNHFRDKNELSIPIFEHYAIRSVSKNYWAQTGLNSYDPTADYEAIDESIAPTYQLLTHLRDNSFSFDISECQGSCNSDVYNEEFKQGVDDIHNWVNQLDSNKINIFESDLPAYLKAIILLADDYRQNITYPMSYDTTETLAFLQAYFADHVIHNYRINTPAQPDLGNFSRSDFSHIIPDNKGVELVNHGGFKSTGAYALPGQTVTVKRQDSSSDIEAKVFVNTQRSTSTKEFEQNGYKRPKFLRSTAIPIEPGETIQFTSPYGGPIQVEMSGTKETPIALLFSNVGEHPHYPGWGDSSYFEQELSKNEFDWAEISTNHFEVHSTAMKMGITMANPVFDNGNELINAVERYTHNYPHVLAGYQGPGIDEVPEIIDWAKSKGLEVRTQHHTKHMNADQATCGAGCSGNPYDANWPFDPVGHGDIHELGHGLEKSRLRFTGFTGHSATNFYAYYSKSMFRANTGKLTECSNLNSDVYFSHLQEAFHQNDPSAYMASLNLGSDWRAGPALYLQMMMQIEENGLLQNGWHLYPRLHILLREYEEAVRSDENWIHYRDKIGLSIFEREEAKSLSQNDWLAIAIAYASGMDFTPVIESWGQEVTDEAKSQIATFALPIADANKYYRYESDQYCDSLDHDTLPIDGSTRWSGMKLEGVNVALNKPVSASSEHSDKHSRSKINDDDTGTYYHTKWGYSHWLEIDLEELLNIDQLLLTNRNKYDSNTINGATISLLDNERSTVWSQPSLYFESLGEAQLFEFTSGELPESGVRYIRLELNKAGNMALGEIEAFVKQ, from the coding sequence ATGAAATCATCAAACGTCATGTCGCTAAGTACGCTTGCACTTTGTGTATTTATGGCTTTGCCAGCACAAAGCGCCTCTGGTACAAAAGACAATACTCATCTACTCAATGCAATACAAGGGATTGAAGAACATCAGATTAAATTGCAGGCAATTAAGAGAAATCTGTTTAATTTAACTGAAGATGGTCAGGCTAAAGGGGACGAGACTAGCCTGGATAATATTACCTGGAACCCGAGTCATGATTCAGTCAACTTTGCAGCAACCTATGGTGTCAATTATTCCATATTGCCAGGGAACTACTCTTTTGGTAACGGTAAAGTAAATAATAGTGTCGGTATCATTGGTGAAAACAAAAATCAACGTTACCTATTCTTAGCGACGAACCCGCAAAATATTGCAAGATTTGACCGCGAGGTGAATGACGACTTTTGGTCGTTCTATAATAATGCCCTTGATTGGCTTATTGGTAAAAGCAGACAAGAAATTCTCGCAGATAAAATAAACGTGGTTATTGCGCATCATGATGAAAGCTATTGGTTTAAAGAAGATAGTAAGCTTAAAGAGTGGTTAGGTGAGGAGTTTGGTGAAAGCGTTGCCTATAATGAGGGAGTATTTAGTTGTAATGGGCAAGCATTGAGTTCATGTATTGATGCTGATACAGACTTGCTGATTCTGTCTAGTCACTATAACCCTGAAGACGATATAGGTGTGGTTTACGAGCAGGTAAAAAGAGCCGAAGCTTTGGGTATACCACTGCTATTTACGAATCACTTCAGAGATAAGAACGAACTGAGCATACCGATTTTTGAACACTATGCTATTCGCTCAGTGAGCAAAAACTATTGGGCACAAACGGGACTAAATAGTTACGATCCTACTGCAGATTATGAGGCAATCGACGAGAGTATCGCTCCGACTTACCAGTTACTGACACATCTACGAGACAATAGTTTCAGCTTTGATATTTCAGAGTGTCAGGGTTCTTGCAATAGTGATGTTTATAATGAGGAGTTTAAACAAGGTGTTGATGACATACACAATTGGGTGAATCAACTGGATAGTAACAAAATCAATATATTTGAGAGTGATCTACCTGCTTACCTGAAGGCAATTATTCTATTAGCCGACGACTATCGCCAAAATATCACCTACCCAATGAGTTATGATACGACAGAGACCTTAGCGTTCTTACAGGCTTATTTTGCTGATCATGTGATTCACAACTATCGAATCAATACACCGGCTCAACCTGACTTAGGTAATTTTAGTCGCAGTGATTTTAGTCATATAATTCCAGATAATAAAGGCGTTGAACTTGTTAATCATGGTGGCTTTAAGTCTACAGGTGCTTATGCTCTTCCTGGTCAAACGGTTACAGTTAAACGCCAAGATAGCTCAAGTGATATAGAAGCAAAGGTATTTGTGAATACTCAACGTAGCACTTCAACAAAAGAGTTTGAACAAAATGGTTACAAGCGTCCTAAATTCTTGCGCTCCACTGCTATTCCGATTGAGCCAGGTGAAACGATTCAATTTACTTCACCTTATGGTGGCCCAATACAAGTAGAGATGTCTGGAACGAAAGAGACTCCGATTGCGCTTTTGTTCTCGAATGTTGGCGAGCATCCGCATTATCCAGGTTGGGGAGACTCTAGTTATTTTGAGCAAGAGTTAAGTAAAAACGAGTTCGACTGGGCTGAAATTTCGACTAACCATTTTGAAGTACACTCCACGGCAATGAAAATGGGCATTACTATGGCCAATCCGGTTTTTGATAATGGTAATGAGCTAATTAATGCAGTTGAAAGATATACTCATAACTACCCGCACGTATTGGCAGGTTACCAAGGTCCAGGTATTGATGAAGTTCCTGAAATTATTGATTGGGCGAAATCTAAAGGCTTAGAGGTACGTACACAACACCATACTAAGCACATGAATGCTGATCAAGCGACATGTGGTGCTGGATGCTCAGGAAACCCGTATGATGCGAATTGGCCTTTTGACCCAGTTGGACATGGTGATATTCATGAACTTGGACATGGATTGGAAAAGAGTCGTCTCCGCTTCACTGGCTTTACCGGGCATAGTGCGACTAACTTTTACGCCTATTACAGCAAGTCAATGTTCCGTGCAAACACAGGAAAACTGACAGAGTGCTCAAACTTAAACAGTGATGTCTATTTCTCCCACTTACAGGAAGCGTTCCATCAAAACGATCCTTCGGCCTACATGGCCAGCTTAAATCTAGGTAGTGATTGGCGCGCTGGGCCTGCACTCTATCTACAGATGATGATGCAAATTGAAGAGAATGGACTGCTACAAAATGGCTGGCACTTATACCCTCGTCTTCACATATTACTTCGCGAGTATGAAGAGGCAGTAAGAAGTGATGAAAACTGGATACACTATCGAGATAAAATTGGCCTGAGCATTTTTGAAAGAGAAGAAGCAAAGTCGTTGAGTCAAAATGACTGGTTAGCGATTGCGATTGCTTATGCATCAGGTATGGATTTTACCCCAGTGATTGAAAGTTGGGGGCAGGAAGTAACAGATGAGGCTAAGAGCCAAATAGCAACGTTTGCTCTCCCTATAGCGGATGCTAATAAATATTATCGATATGAGAGTGATCAATATTGTGACTCGTTAGATCATGACACACTGCCAATTGATGGTTCAACCCGCTGGAGCGGTATGAAACTTGAGGGAGTGAATGTCGCATTAAACAAGCCTGTTTCAGCATCATCTGAGCATAGTGACAAACACTCTAGGAGCAAAATAAATGATGATGATACGGGGACTTACTATCATACCAAATGGGGTTATAGCCATTGGCTCGAGATAGACCTAGAAGAGTTGCTGAACATCGATCAACTATTACTGACTAATCGAAATAAGTATGATTCGAATACCATTAATGGCGCGACAATTAGCTTATTGGATAACGAAAGGTCAACGGTTTGGTCGCAACCTTCACTCTATTTCGAATCATTGGGTGAAGCTCAACTCTTTGAGTTTACCAGTGGAGAGCTGCCAGAGAGTGGTGTTCGATATATTCGCTTAGAGCTGAATAAGGCTGGGAATATGGCTTTAGGTGAGATTGAAGCTTTTGTGAAACAGTAA